One Halomonas sp. M4R1S46 genomic window carries:
- a CDS encoding TolC family outer membrane protein, which yields MTRAHTQPSSTRIGKRLARGVAAGATLALLPLASAVAQSLPAGLMSPGSTDLQQVVQQAISSNPEVQAAWRAFQASGHDARAAWGNYLPSVDVNAGVGIEDRENDGRGSYDTDYAELALTQMLYDGFATRSEVERLDRAELVRYYELLGASEGVALEAARAYLDVQRYRELVRLAQDNYRKHLEVFNQIEQRVASGAGRRVDLEQVSGRLALAESNLMTEASNLHDVTARYQRIVGDLPAASLAPAPRFDDQLPADVSQALDLAFQGNPEFHAAIENIAASRAQRRGSGADFHPRLDLVGRTGTYQDGDSTSLLTPDERQDRHSIELVASMNLYRGGSDLAEFRAASDRVEQAIHLREKACVDVRQTTQIAYNDTRRLREQLAYLDQHRQSTDRVRGAYQQQFDIGQRSLLDVLDTENEFFEASRAHVNARYDVALADARTLAAMGQLMQVLEVRRDDLPSLSELGSEGVRLDPETVCPAPGPSGYTLADFTDGITPAPTRAPDVTLSADALFEVNSAELSLEAREELRSLAERIRARNDLVRVYIAGHADATGTDAINEPLSRRRAESVGEYLVAQGVSAGLIETEGFGSRRPVASNDSVAGRRQNRRVEVTLERGGENLDLSQHAPGLQGRVAG from the coding sequence ATGACACGCGCGCATACGCAGCCGTCATCGACCAGGATCGGGAAGCGCCTCGCCAGGGGCGTGGCCGCCGGTGCCACCCTGGCCTTGTTGCCCCTCGCCTCGGCCGTGGCGCAATCGTTGCCCGCCGGGTTGATGTCGCCGGGGTCCACCGACCTCCAGCAGGTGGTGCAACAGGCCATTAGCTCCAACCCGGAGGTCCAGGCCGCCTGGCGGGCCTTCCAGGCCTCGGGGCATGATGCGCGTGCGGCCTGGGGCAACTACCTGCCCAGTGTCGACGTCAACGCCGGGGTGGGCATCGAGGACCGCGAGAACGATGGGCGGGGCAGCTACGACACCGATTACGCCGAGCTGGCCTTGACCCAGATGCTCTATGACGGCTTTGCCACCCGCAGCGAGGTCGAGCGCCTCGACCGGGCGGAACTGGTGCGCTACTACGAGCTGCTCGGCGCCAGCGAGGGGGTGGCCCTGGAGGCCGCCCGAGCCTATCTCGATGTGCAGCGTTACCGTGAGCTGGTGCGGCTCGCCCAGGACAACTATCGCAAGCACCTGGAGGTCTTCAACCAGATCGAGCAGCGGGTGGCGTCCGGGGCCGGTCGCCGGGTCGACCTGGAACAGGTCAGCGGTCGCCTGGCCCTGGCCGAATCCAACCTGATGACCGAGGCGTCCAACCTGCATGACGTGACCGCTCGTTACCAGCGCATCGTCGGCGATCTCCCGGCGGCGAGCCTGGCGCCGGCACCGCGCTTCGATGACCAGCTACCCGCCGATGTCTCCCAGGCCCTCGACCTGGCCTTCCAGGGCAACCCGGAATTTCACGCCGCCATCGAGAACATCGCCGCATCCCGGGCGCAGCGGCGCGGTAGCGGGGCCGACTTCCATCCCCGGCTCGACCTGGTGGGGCGAACCGGCACCTACCAGGACGGCGACAGCACCAGCCTGCTGACGCCGGACGAGCGGCAGGACCGCCACAGCATCGAGTTGGTGGCCAGCATGAACCTGTACCGTGGTGGCAGCGACCTGGCGGAGTTCCGTGCCGCCAGCGACCGGGTCGAGCAGGCCATCCACCTGCGCGAGAAGGCCTGCGTGGACGTGCGCCAGACCACCCAGATCGCCTACAACGATACCCGGCGGCTGCGCGAGCAGCTGGCCTACCTCGATCAGCATCGCCAGTCCACCGACCGGGTGCGCGGGGCCTACCAGCAGCAGTTCGATATCGGCCAGCGTAGCCTGCTCGATGTGCTCGACACCGAGAACGAGTTCTTCGAGGCCAGCCGTGCCCACGTCAATGCCCGGTATGACGTGGCCTTGGCCGATGCCCGCACCCTGGCCGCGATGGGCCAACTGATGCAGGTGCTGGAGGTGCGCCGCGACGACCTGCCCAGTCTGTCGGAGCTCGGCAGCGAGGGCGTCCGTCTCGACCCCGAGACGGTCTGCCCGGCGCCGGGACCCAGCGGCTATACCCTGGCGGACTTCACCGACGGCATCACCCCGGCCCCGACCCGGGCCCCGGACGTGACCCTCTCCGCCGATGCCCTGTTCGAGGTCAACAGCGCCGAGCTGAGTCTCGAGGCTCGCGAGGAGCTGCGCTCGCTGGCCGAGCGGATTCGCGCGCGCAACGACCTGGTGCGCGTGTATATCGCCGGCCATGCCGATGCCACGGGAACCGATGCCATCAACGAGCCGCTGTCGCGGCGGCGGGCCGAGAGCGTGGGGGAGTATCTGGTGGCCCAGGGCGTCTCGGCCGGCCTGATCGAGACCGAAGGGTTCGGGTCGCGTCGTCCGGTGGCCAGCAATGACAGCGTGGCGGGACGGCGTCAGAACCGCCGGGTGGAGGTCACCCTGGAGCGGGGCGGGGAAAATCTCGACCTGAGCCAGCACGCGCCCGGCCTTCAGGGTCGGGTCGCGGGATGA